The stretch of DNA CAGTTCAGGAGGCCCTTCCTTCTCTATTATACCCTCCATTGCTGGGATTTAGCCTTGGCTCCAGCCTACTAGAGATACCCAGACGCTCACCCTCTAAACCCTCCTCTGCATTTGCCTTCTCCCGAATCTGGGAGGCCCAGGCAGCTTCCTGGCCTTTGTAAGCATTGTTCTGTGGTGAActgattgtttatttttgtggttcTAGAGATGGAAACCAGGACCTGGCACCTGCTAGGCCGACACCATGACCCTCCCACACccggctagatttttttttttttttttttttttttttacctctttaaCAACTGGCTCTGTGAGTAGTCTCCAGAGTCTTAGCTTCAATGTTCTTTCCAAAGAACCATTCTGGTGACACGCGCACAAGTCTGTACACaagtgcacactcacacatttgCACACGTGCATATTGACGTGTGGTAAATGTGAAATCACTGGCTCTCTGGAAAGAACTGAAAGCCCCGAGTTGTGGCATTGACTGATTTCCTTAACTATTGCCATCCTGGCTTCGTCCCACATTCCTGGGTGCACCCCTGCCGTAGAGATGAGGAAGATTCCCACTCTGGTTCCTGTGCCCAGGCACCCTGGACACCAACCCTGCCCTTACCTGTCACCTTCCTCTTCCCTGCTCTCCTTTAGAATGCCACACCCTCAACCTTTGTCCCCAGGTGAAATTCTGTACCTGACGTCCTCACTCAGTGCTGGGGAGAGCTCAGTTGTGTCTGGTGCCCAGTAGCTCTGGGGATTGAAAGAAACCACAAGCAGTGGACCCTCTAAACACCTTTGCCATCCCTAGCCAAAAGCTGCCAGGATCAGCCCGGGTGCCAGATATGTGCTCTGGTGAGGGTTGCTTCCTGGTTCATATCATGTCCTTATGTTGCTAAAAGGCAAGAGAGCACTCTGATCTACTGTCTGAAGGAGCACTCCAGTAAACTGTCTGAGGGATCACTCCGGTCTACTGTCTGAGGGATCACTCTGGTCTACTGTCTGAGGGAGCACTCTGATCTACTGTCTGAGGGAGCACTCTGGTCTACTGTCTGAGGGATGACTCTGATCTACTGTCTGAGGGAACACTCTGATCTACTGAGGGAGCATTCTGGTCTACTGTCTGAGGGCACTGATTTCATTATAGGGGCTGCATCTTGTGACTTAATCACCCAAGGCCCCAGTCCCTAACCCATcatgtgaggatctgagtttgggaTCTGATCTTGAGTTCTGTAGAACCTTGTTAGCCTGGCACGTGTTCTGGGACACTGCACTTAGTTTGTCTAATGTCAtgggccttctttctttttttctcagccGTATGGCGGCATACTAACATGCCATGCATACCCTTGCTTTAAGGGCACACTTTAAGACCACACCCAATGCTCTCTCATCTGGACCATGACCCAGTGTGAGAACACTTCCATCTATACCATACTCCTCTGTGGAGGGGaagctgggaagggagataacatttgaaatgttaccGCAGTCTGTTTCGGAGCTGGGAAGAAGCTGTCTAAGAACACTTTGGGTGCCGGATGAGGACAGGCTGGTCTGAGGTCCCACCCTCAGCTGGTGGGGTGTTAGGGACTTTGGCCTCCGGTGACTAGgtggcatcatcatcatcactgggCAGTTTGGTGGCGGGAGCTCGGCAGGTTTGACTGCTGGAGGCTCCCGTGACACAGGAGGCAAACTTGCTGCCCTGTAGCCAGACTGGTCTTGTGCATTACTTAGCCTCCCTGGGAAAAAGATAGGAGAACCCTGTCCTGGATGGGGTTGATGTCAGACTGGGAGGGGCAGGGCATGGAGGGTCCAGACTGGAAGTGTTGAGAGTCCTCACTGGAGAAATGATACTGCAGATTGAAGAGGAGGGATCCCCATCTACATAAGGGAAGAGTGGCTGAGGGGCCTACAGCTGGCAGTCCCTCTCTGGTGCTCTCTTGCCCAGCTCTTGACTCTGTCCCTGATGACAAAGTTGACAAATCAGgagaatttctaaaaaaaaaaaaaaaaaaaccaaagctccTCAGAGGTACAGGTTAAGAGTGTCTTGTGGGTGTGGTCCTCACCTTAGGCTGCGGGTCCTTAAGAACAAATACACTAACATGTTGGTGGCAAATCTGGGGCATCCAGGCATCCTTGGGTCCAGTGGCCACATGCCCTCAAGGCAGATGGCACCTGCCTGTGTTCCTAGCTCTGTGGGCTCTCAGGGAAGGCACATCTGACGTGGAGCACAAGAGAGCAGCCCCAAAAAGAGGCAGCAGCTGAGTCTGAGGATGCTTGCCTGCAGGGTGCTATAGATGGGTGTCCAGGCTGGGCTCCAGATTTGTCTAGCAGAGGCCAGAACTCTTGAGGCATACGAAGGGACTCCGGGCTAGAGGCTGGACACTGCCCACGCCCACCGAGAGAAGACCTAAGAGGAATGCCCATTGGGCAAAGGGCTTACTGTAGCATGGGGTGCAAGAAGCAGCTTGGGGAACCAGGGTAGCTGGGGAGGGGATATGCAGTCTTCCTTCCATGTGGAGCATTCTCCTCTCTGGGAGGTCCAGCGGAGGACCTGAGGCTAAGAAGGGCCAGCTAGGCCTCAAGGGCACAGTCAAGTCTTTGGGGGACAGGAAGAGGTGGGTGCACAGAACTTCTTGCAGTGGTTTtggcagaggagaggggagagtcaTAAAGCAAGCACCCCACAGTCCGAACACCTCCATCCAGGTCATTGCTGCTAGGCTGTATCCTTGGTTGGGTACCGCATGTGCTGGCCTATATCTAAGCCAGAGCCTGGGCTCTGCTGCCCTCAAGTCCACCTAGTCGAGGCTGCtcacttgacacaggctagaccCAGCCTCTTGTGCTGATGTTTGGCTCCCTTCCAAGGGGGAAGCAAGGGCAGCTGCCTCATGGAAACCTTTAGCTAGAGCTAGTTAGTGGGTTCCTGGGCAGGAGTGGAAGAGGAAGGCTGCCACCTGAGGGTGGCTCAGTGGGCGAGGCAGGTCCACAGAGACCACCATGGGGAATTGGGAAGCTGCTGGCATGCACAGACTCAGACACTTTGCATGTGATTTTCCTGGTGGGGATGGAGCTTTCCCGCTGATGTCCTCATCCTCCCTGTCATGAAGACATGGCACCTTCCCCATGGTCCTGTGTTCCCCAGGAGCAGCGATCCTTTTCTTGCAACACTGAGGCATTCCGTGGTGGTGTCCTGATCCTGGCCCTTCACCTGGTCCCCAACACAGTTCCCCAAGTAGCAGCAGCCACATCAGTTCTCTGAGTGGGAGGCCGAGTGTGGCTCACATATCACAGAGTCTGTCCTGTGTGCCCAGTGCCATGCCCGTGCTAAGCCCAGTGGGATGATGCTGGGAGTGACCCTGCTGGCTTATCCATCATGCCAGGACTGGTGAGCAACATGGCCCTCAGAGGCCAGGTTGAGTTTGGCTGGCCTTGTCCCAAGCCTGGGAGGAGGAGGTTGAGAACGTAGCcaccagttgtgtgtgtgtgtcacttcaCAGTATTCTTTGCCCTGGACCTTACTGTTCTGGCCCTGCCTTACTGGGCTGAAGCCCTCATCCACAGAGCAGCAATTATTTTGAGGGCCCCACAGGGAGCAGATTCCCTGGTCTGTCCTGGCTTCTGCAGTCACCTACCTTCTTCACAGGGCTTGCTTTGTATCCCAAGACAGGTGGCCTCACCCCTGATGCCCCATTCCGTCCCGTGGCTCCCTGCTTTGCTCTTGCATACCTGGTGAGCCTTGTGATGACTTTGATGATGCATTCATCTCTTCTTCTTGACCTTTCTCCTAATGTGGTCACAGGCTGTGGGGTTAGCATGTGAGCATCTTAGGGGACGTATTGTTCTGCTCATGATTGGTGCTAAATGTCCTCCTCCATTTGAAAACAGGCAACACAGTcagcctgggggcggggggatcCTGGCTTCCTAGAGCCCAGGCTCTTCAGATACCTAAAGAACGTTAAGCAACTGTGGGCAAAGTCGAAGGGGAAACGGTGGTTCATGCCCATGTGCATAACCCTGTGTCATCAGGGGCCCCTACAACGGGACTCTGGCAGCTGCCTCAGCTTGGCCCTGAAATCTCCTAGGCTGACAACAAGGCCTTGTCTTAGGATGCTGCCCATTGCTCAGATGAAGTGTTTGGGAGCTAGAGGTTTCTGCATGCtcgttttggtttttgagacagggtttccctatgtagccttggctgtcatggaactcactctgtagaccaggctggcctggaactcagaggtccTGTGtcggcctctcaagtgctgggtttcaaggattgtgccaccactgcctggccagactttcttttcttgtgataaaacatgtgtatgtgtgtatgtgtgtgtacacatatatatgtaaagtatatatatatacatatgtatatatacatactttaCCTACTTATTTGCTTgcttacctatctatctatctatctatctatctatctatctatctatctatctattatctatctacctatcatctatctatctatctatctacctacctatccatctgcttgcttgtttatttacttattaatttattcacacacaccgagtctcatgtagcccaggctgccccaagCTCACGATATAACTGAGAAATATCTTGGACTTCTGCCCCTTCCATCCTCAcccccacgtgctgggattacaggtgtgtgttagCACATTGctcctgcagtgctggggattagtCCAAGGCTTTGTGTGCACTGGGCAACTGGGCTGCTCCCCTGTCCCTGTAGGAGTGCAGGCTGGAGGCATTCGTGACAGTCACGTGTTATACAGCCATCATCGCTGGTCACATGGCCCTGCCCGTTCCAGTGAAGGACAACAGTCCTTGATATGGTCCTGGGAGATACCATAGGCCATTCCTGGGCAAGGCAAGTTGAGGCCACTGTCTGCTCACAGGGTGACAGAGCTGCTGAACACTGGTGTTATTTAATTGAGGTACTCTAGGATAAGATCCTGCCTGGCTGGCCTTCCCCTCTGCAGGACAATGGGGACCCCATCGCTGGGGTGTCTGTTCTGGTCCAGGGAGCCAGGGGACAGAGCAGACCTGGCTCCATCTGCTCATCTATCTCAGAATGCATCTATCAATCATCCTGGGTTTCTGATGGCCCTCTATTCACAGATGCAGCTCCAGCCCTCTGATTGGCCCTCCTGTAGGATAGCCCCAGTGGTTTCATCTTGCCCCACCCTTTAGTATTCAGGTACCAACAATCTAAATGTCTTACtgttatatttttttcctcttggtcCTTGCTGGCTTGGCTAACTTCCACATGCACCATTTGCTCCTTTTCTAgaatacaaaacacaaaaaacgCACAAACTGCACAAGGATGGAAACTCGCTGCTGTGTGGAGAGCAGACGTTTTGTTAGCTTCTCTGCAGTGCTTATTTGTTTTAGGGGCTGCCTCCCAAGCCATACCTGTCCACTCAAAGGCCTGAGCAGTGTGGGAGTGACCAATCCACATCATCCCTCGCTGTCCATGCTCCTAGTTGCAGACGACAAAGGTGTGTTTACTGGAACACTGGGGGCCCCGAGGCTGTGGCTCTGTGTTTACTTTGGTTTTTATGGAACCTGTTGTGGCGCCTGCACTTTATTTCAGCTGGTGGCAAATTCTCCCTACCCTGGGCAGGCTCCCGAGCCTTGCCCTGAAGATGGTCAGAGGCAGGGCCTTTGCACTCCGCAGTCCAGGCTGCAACTCTTCCCAGACACAAATTATAGCGATGAAGCCATCCAAGACTCATGAGGGTATGGGATGGGCTGCTGTATATGTTCAGGGACTGCTGGGGGCTGAAGATGGGAGTTGGCAGGAGAATGAGGGTCCAATAAATGCTGAATCACCCCTCATTGTTGTCTTCCCTGCAGCCAAGTACCCAGCCATCAAGGCCCTGATGCGGCCAGACCCCCACATCAAATGGACCGTGTCGGGAATGGTACTGGTGCAGGTGCTGGCCTGCTGGCTGGTGCGGGGACTCTCTTGGCGATGGCTGCTGTTTTGGGCCTATGCCTTTGGTGGCTGCATCAACCACTCGCTGACACTGGCCATCCATGACATCTCACATAATACTGCCTTTGGCACAAATTGTGCCTCCCGCAACCGCTGGTTTGCCATCTTTGCTAATCTGCCCATCGGCCTACCTTATGCCACATCCTTCAAAAAGTACCATGTGGACCACCATCGTTACCTGGGCGGAGACGGGCTGGATGTGGATATTCCCACGAACTTTGAGGGCTGGTTCTTCTGCACACCAGCCCGCAAGCTGCTCTGGCTGGTGCTTCAACCCTTCTTCTATTCACTAAGGCCTCTCTATGTGAACCCCAAGGCGGTGACACGTATGGAGATCTTCAACACCCTGGTGCAGCTGGCATTTGATGTCACTATCTTTGCCCTCTGGGGGATCAAACCCATAGTCTACCTTCTAGCCAGCTCcctcctgggcctgggcctgcaCCCTATCTCTGGCCACTTTGTGGCTGAGCATTATATGTTCCAGAAGGGCCACGAGACTTACTCCTACTACGGACCCCTCAACTGGATCACCTTCAATGTGGGCTACCACATGGAACACCATGACTTCCCCAGCATCCCCGGTTGCTACCTGCCACTGGTAAGTGCTCAGCCTGGGCTGAACTGGCACGGGAGGAGTCTGGATgccttttcctttgtgtgtaGGTAAGGGGAGGGTAACCTACTTTTGGCTCCATGGCAGCAGGAAAGGCTGGACCACATAAGCCAATGCCTGGAGACGGAGGAGGCAGATCCAGAGAGGGCAGAGTCTTCCAAGCGGGTGCAGGTTAGCAGAGTAGGTTAGTATGCTGCTGGAACCCTGCTGATGGGCTCTGGCGGGTTCCTGGTCAAGTGCTTGTCCCGTTTCAGTGTCCTTTTCTGTATCAGTAAACACTGAGAAGGACCCTGCTTCTTTTCTCCTGCCTGTTGGCAACCATTTCTTATCACAGCCTTGGGACAGTAGA from Arvicanthis niloticus isolate mArvNil1 chromosome 23, mArvNil1.pat.X, whole genome shotgun sequence encodes:
- the LOC143436792 gene encoding sphingolipid delta(4)-desaturase/C4-monooxygenase DES2 isoform X3, which translates into the protein METRCCVESRRFVSFSAVLICFRGCLPSHTCPLKGLSSVGVTNPHHPSLSMLLVADDKAKYPAIKALMRPDPHIKWTVSGMVLVQVLACWLVRGLSWRWLLFWAYAFGGCINHSLTLAIHDISHNTAFGTNCASRNRWFAIFANLPIGLPYATSFKKYHVDHHRYLGGDGLDVDIPTNFEGWFFCTPARKLLWLVLQPFFYSLRPLYVNPKAVTRMEIFNTLVQLAFDVTIFALWGIKPIVYLLASSLLGLGLHPISGHFVAEHYMFQKGHETYSYYGPLNWITFNVGYHMEHHDFPSIPGCYLPLERLDHISQCLETEEADPERAESSKRVQVSRVG
- the LOC143436792 gene encoding sphingolipid delta(4)-desaturase/C4-monooxygenase DES2 isoform X1; amino-acid sequence: METRCCVESRRFVSFSAVLICFRGCLPSHTCPLKGLSSVGVTNPHHPSLSMLLVADDKAKYPAIKALMRPDPHIKWTVSGMVLVQVLACWLVRGLSWRWLLFWAYAFGGCINHSLTLAIHDISHNTAFGTNCASRNRWFAIFANLPIGLPYATSFKKYHVDHHRYLGGDGLDVDIPTNFEGWFFCTPARKLLWLVLQPFFYSLRPLYVNPKAVTRMEIFNTLVQLAFDVTIFALWGIKPIVYLLASSLLGLGLHPISGHFVAEHYMFQKGHETYSYYGPLNWITFNVGYHMEHHDFPSIPGCYLPLVRKIAPEYYDHLPQHHSWVKVLWDFVFEDSMGPYSRVKRKCKLAKDHL
- the LOC143436792 gene encoding sphingolipid delta(4)-desaturase/C4-monooxygenase DES2 isoform X2; protein product: METRCCVESRRFVSFSAVLICFRGCLPSHTCPLKGLSSVGVTNPHHPSLSMLLVADDKAKYPAIKALMRPDPHIKWTVSGMVLVQVLACWLVRGLSWRWLLFWAYAFGGCINHSLTLAIHDISHNTAFGTNCASRNRWFAIFANLPIGLPYATSFKKYHVDHHRYLGGDGLDVDIPTNFEGWFFCTPARKLLWLVLQPFFYSLRPLYVNPKAVTRMEIFNTLVQLAFDVTIFALWGIKPIVYLLASSLLGLGLHPISGHFVAEHYMFQKGHETYSYYGPLNWITFNVGYHMEHHDFPSIPGCYLPLQERLDHISQCLETEEADPERAESSKRVQVSRVG
- the LOC143436792 gene encoding sphingolipid delta(4)-desaturase/C4-monooxygenase DES2 isoform X4; protein product: MVRGRAFALRSPGCNSSQTQIIAMKPSKTHEAKYPAIKALMRPDPHIKWTVSGMVLVQVLACWLVRGLSWRWLLFWAYAFGGCINHSLTLAIHDISHNTAFGTNCASRNRWFAIFANLPIGLPYATSFKKYHVDHHRYLGGDGLDVDIPTNFEGWFFCTPARKLLWLVLQPFFYSLRPLYVNPKAVTRMEIFNTLVQLAFDVTIFALWGIKPIVYLLASSLLGLGLHPISGHFVAEHYMFQKGHETYSYYGPLNWITFNVGYHMEHHDFPSIPGCYLPLVRKIAPEYYDHLPQHHSWVKVLWDFVFEDSMGPYSRVKRKCKLAKDHL
- the LOC143436792 gene encoding sphingolipid delta(4)-desaturase/C4-monooxygenase DES2 isoform X5 produces the protein MGNSAARSDFEWVYNDQPHTQRRKEMLAKYPAIKALMRPDPHIKWTVSGMVLVQVLACWLVRGLSWRWLLFWAYAFGGCINHSLTLAIHDISHNTAFGTNCASRNRWFAIFANLPIGLPYATSFKKYHVDHHRYLGGDGLDVDIPTNFEGWFFCTPARKLLWLVLQPFFYSLRPLYVNPKAVTRMEIFNTLVQLAFDVTIFALWGIKPIVYLLASSLLGLGLHPISGHFVAEHYMFQKGHETYSYYGPLNWITFNVGYHMEHHDFPSIPGCYLPLVRKIAPEYYDHLPQHHSWVKVLWDFVFEDSMGPYSRVKRKCKLAKDHL